A region of Plutella xylostella chromosome 29, ilPluXylo3.1, whole genome shotgun sequence DNA encodes the following proteins:
- the LOC105395349 gene encoding uncharacterized protein LOC105395349: MLKLVVLSCLLAVSAAQLYPLGYPGYLGYPGYLGLHDGNYRGPLSLAPGQPANVLGADGRPLDTLDVNLDKSAHITAKALEGVHFLKKRSVGLVAPVARYSLPAAPLAYPAASLAYTAPLAHYGHIAAPLTTAYATPYIHY; encoded by the coding sequence ATGTTGAAGCTGGTGGTGTTGTCTTGCTTGCTGGCCGTCAGCGCGGCGCAGCTCTACCCTCTAGGGTACCCAGGATACCTAGGCTACCCTGGGTACCTGGGGCTCCACGACGGGAACTACCGAGGCCCGCTCTCGCTCGCCCCGGGACAACCCGCTAACGTGCTGGGAGCGGACGGCAGGCCCCTGGATACGTTGGACGTGAACCTGGACAAGTCTGCGCACATCACTGCGAAGGCGCTGGAAGGTGTGCACTTCTTGAAGAAGCGGTCGGTGGGTCTGGTGGCCCCGGTCGCCCGGTACTCCCTCCCCGCCGCGCCCCTCGCCTACCCCGCCGCGTCCCTCGCCTACACCGCTCCGCTGGCTCACTACGGACACATTGCCGCTCCTCTCACCACTGCATACGCCACCCCTTACATCCACTACTGA